TACCACATGAAGAAATTAAACTGCAGCAAAGCATATCCTATAAATTCTCATTCCCAACAGATgtctccgaaaaaaaaaaaaaaggtttgaaCTATGTTTAGCTGCCATTGGTGGCTACATCTCTAGGGTCATTTTAAGGctggaaatttgatgaaaaaagGGGGAAACTATTTTTTGTGACAGAGAACAAAGCAGAATGCCAATTACCATTGCAGTGGCAAGGCTGTAATTGGGGTAAATGCTCAGCACAGCATAtgataatttacaaaacaagataaaatgTCAAGGTTGCAAATGAAGGACTAACTCTACCCCCACCATATGAAGAGAAGCGTGTAAAGAATTAGTTTATGAGCTATAAAATTGGGAAGGGGAAGAGATTCCATGCCATTTCCGTAGAGGAGAATACAGTAATTGCAGGACACAGTGCTTACCATCATTGCAGCAAATAATGAGTCTTTTCCCTTGCCTTAAGTTCAGCCTAGCAAAATCCAGGGCATAAGGCAGATTTCTAAACAGGGAAAACCGATCAAATTTTGAGCTCTGtccatgaaaaagaaaagaaagtgtaCATGAGAATGCATTATAGCATTTGTTACATTTTTATGTAACACCTCTCTCAGACAAAATTCAGCAATACATACAACAATTTGCAGATGTAAATAAGCTTCGGTATTCTCTAGGCATCGTGAAAGTGACTCTCCACCGCAACACAACAAGCTGTCACTACATGAGATCTCCATAGCTGCATTTTGTAAATCTTATTCAGAGGTAACAAAAGGACTTAAACAACTAATAGCCACAAATGCAGCAATTAATAGACAGAAAACTGATGTGGACACATGAAGTTCGTAGTCAGTCTACTTCGTAGCTTCAATCATGACGGAGAAACAAAAAATCGGCTCATTCTCACAAAAACTATGCAATCAAAGCACAAAGCTCCAGAGAAGAAACATTAATGCATATATTAAAGAAGGGAACAATAAAGACTACCGCATAAGACTGCAAATTATCTTACTTTTCAAAATAGAGTAGCACTTCAAAATCATAATGTATCTTAAAtggtgtataaaaaaaaaaaagtgatccCAAGCACCCTTGGTAAGGAGATACACATTTTTATTGTTGTTCTTGAATAgttgaaaatgccaaaaaggACTCATGGTATGCAAGATGAGAATGAGAACTGGTGTCATTACGAGTTATCTTAGCTCCCTATAAGTGGAGATCTCACTGTCTTGCTGTTCCTGGGATTATCCAATTGCACTATACCAGGGTACAACGACCACATAAGTTGGTTTCCACACAACTTGTCATCATTGTTTTGTGTGACTCTGTTTAtccattttcacaaaaaaaaaaaaaaaagggtagaaTTTCTACTGCCATTTGAGTTCTTGGAAATCAGCTATTTACAAAAAGAGGATAGCAACAACGAAAGAgaaacaagaacaagcattcAGCCAGGAAAAGGAGAATAAAGAACCAGTATACCAAGACGAGTTGCACCAACTGCTACATTCGTCAAGTCCAGCCAGAATATGGTAGAGTCATCTAAAGCACTTGAACTTGAAGAGTCTTTATTTTCATCTAGGTTTGGAACTTCCAGTTCCATTGGCTGTTTGATAGGTAGGTCATCCAAGGTCCTTGAAAACTTTGAAGGCCTGACAGATATCTGAGAAGCATTTCCCCCTCTTTGAGCACGATATACTCTATCCTTTTCAACAATGTCAGCCACCTTCTGGTTACATAAATTGGGTCCTGAGCTTATAAGATCGTATGCATGCTTCCAGAAAAGGTTAGGCGATAACCCTCTAGCCCAACTTTCTTCATCATCTCCAGCCCCAGGAATATAATTCCAACTAAACTCAGAGGTGGTCTTTTGCTGATAAGCGCCATTTGGGGAGGAAGTGGACACTAACATTATAGGTGTGAAATCCCAAGAATCATATTCAGGCACTTCATTTAACCAGATGACAGTTTTTTGAGAGATCCACAAAGAACGCAGTGGTTTTTCCAGGGACAAAGCAAGAGACGCAATGTCAGCTCCACTTGCCTCTAGTTCCGCGGTCCAACCTTCCAAGCGGTCCTCAATAAGCAATTTCTCAGTTTCTGATACCCAGAGGGGAAGATGCAAGGAACAATCCCAATCAGAAGAGACCTGCATTGTATCATCTTCTCTAGGTAAATCAGAAACATTTGATACCCGTTGAAGCACAGGTATATCAAGATTTATGCAGGTAATATATTGTACAAGAACTTCTGTCAACAGAGCTAGTAGTTGTGCATTAGACAGCTCAGTGAAACAGTTGACCGGTCTTTAATTACCCTTCAACATGGAGAAGTGAAACAGTTGAAGAGATCTTAAGTCAAAAACAGTATATTCTGACTGCACAAGCAAGACAGAGGATACAAGCACAGGAAGATGCAGCATCCCAAGAGATATACTGCACAAATAGTAACAACACAACATACACAAACCAGCAACAAATTTGTAACAATTGTAATTTCCAATCCTACAACCAAACTGTCAAAAACAATGTAAAATTCACAAACCTTTAAAAAACTTGTTACTTACTCTATCCTGGGGACTTCCAGAGCCACCTCCCACTGATCTATTTCTGTAATTGAAGATTGCACGATTTAATACACAGGTCCAAATCGGAATGGTCTTTGACATACTATCTGGAAATCTCTTCCCTTTTCTGGTCGAATCAACAATCATGCATCCTCCCTTCTGTCCTACCCATCCAACATAAGATTAACTCCATAATCCATAGAACCTATCCTTTAACAAAAACAGCTTTTTATTGGATCAAATATTTTTTCATCGAAGCATCTACATTTATACCAAAAACCATAATGCAGTTTCCTGACCATCCTCCGCATAAATTGAATATAACTTACCAACGAAATAAGTGAATGTCGCTATCCACAGAGTTCAGAATTGATACTAAGCTACTTATACAAACTTTTATTCCTGCATTACTTAACTTATTTTCGCTTCTATTTTCTGTTACCAATTCTCATACTCCTAAGGCCCAGTAGGATAAGAGTATCATAATCAAACCAGTTGTAGCCTTATTTTCTGCTCATAAAATGATGTCAAAGCGTAATTGCTATGTCCCATAATACTAATAAATTCAGaaataataatggaaagaaAAGACACAGGAAAATTGtctaaaaaatatattacagtCATCCAAAATAAGGCGAGAGGTACCGGCGAGGAGGGCGACGTGGAGGTTGAGGCGAGAGGTATTGAAGGACCAATTGTTGGTGTGGCCATCAGTGGATTTGAAATAACAGGTGGATTGAAAGTTGGAGGAGTACCAGAGGCCGCAACGGAGGTTGGCGAGCAAGGGAAGCTCCGGCCATATCTGAGAGATCTCACCGACGAAGATAGAGTCCTCGTAAATCGAGCGGAGAGCGTTGTAGAGAGTGTTATCTCTGCGCTTTATGGTCCGAGCTGCTTTGTATATGCTTAGTCGTTCCATGTCTAAGTCTAACGCCGCCGATTCCATTTCCATGCCTGCCTGCCTGGCGACTGAAAATCGTTCGCGCTGGTAATAACGTTCGGTGCAGCCTGGATGCAGTTGAGAGAATTTCTAAGATGGGCCTTCGTTTTCGAGGGGCCGTCTAATGTGATTGAAATACTAATTACTGGTTGAAAGCATGAAATGGGCATTGCAAAGTTATTGGGCTGAGCATGATGCGTGCtcttctgaattttttttctttttttaactattttatttttacactCTGCTGAATTTTGTTAATTCTTCtctttaataataaaaaaaattgaaaaataaaagagatcTACCTTTAAAATATATAGTACtccaaatatatttatatttcaaGTATTGATaaattgagttttttatttaattttattttttacaaatCAGTTGCAACTCGGCCGGCGGAGCAGGACAAAAGCAACAGCATGAATGAATCTACCTAATTAGAGATATTAATACACAATTATTTAATCCTTACCAGATGAGCTATCTACGAGAAGtgattaattgtgataattaaAATTgctacaaaagttttcaattcATCGTTTTTTGTGCGAAAAGATTTGTCCCTTTGCCGATGATGATATAGCAACGCAAGCTTCCAAAATGAGAACTTTGAGATGCTCAACAAAATTGGCGCATGGATCCGCATAACACCTATACATTTATATTCAAGCTCTCGACTCGATATATAAGAGAAATACTCGAACTTAAATTCGAACTCGAATTCAAACGAATAGTATTATTGAAACTCGACCTCAAGCTTGATGATTGTTTACTGAACTCAAATTCAACTCATATTAGCTCGAGCCAATGCGAATCTTATCGAATTCGAgtcaaaaaaatttcattttcttgacagtttttgagtgaaaaaatattattatcctttaaaaaattttcatacgATTTGAAATATTTCATAAATTCAACCACTTTTTTGAACATAAGGATaatttcataataataatatattaaaaaattaaaataaaaaaactcgaTAAGACTTGACAAGCCTTCAAGCATTACATCTGAATACTCGAACTCGGCTTGCTCGGCTTATCAACCTCGACTCGAATTCAGTTTGAGTCAAGTTTTTGACTGCTCGCAAGCAACTCAGTTTGATTACCGCCATTAGAAAGGTCCTTTCAGATTTGAATAGTGTTAGGATTAGTAGTTCTTACtcattcaaaagaaaataatgtctgacaaaacaaaaaaaaatagaatagttAATTAAATGATTATAGTACACTACCATTCAAGACCATTGTTACACTCGAATATGAGAGCTATTAAGATACATGAGACATCAAGCTTCAAACCACAATTCTTCATGCAGTGATAAATGTTCCCCGGAAGAAAAAAAGGGCAATACATAAATCAATTTGAATTCAATTACGGGCTTAATCAATCTATCGCATAGTTCCAGTCTTTGCTGCATTCTTGAGAACCCCTGAGGACGCAGATGATGCAGGATTTATGGCTTTCCTTATCTTGAACACGTTCCAGGCGAAGCCTGCACAGTGTCCTGCAGTCGCCAGCACGTCTTCGGTTGCCTCCCCTGCACTTTCTCCAAACCTGTGTTTTTCCAGTATTACCAAAACAAATCACAAATCTTTGCTGTCATTATTCATCACCAAGAAAGTATAGGTGGAGCAATGTCGCTTGAGAGAATGGATGGATCATTAAGCACATTTACGATTAATATGGTGGTTTATTCGAGTGGCGTTCGGATTCTTGATATGCATGAAACATTCAGGATCGAATATTGTAGTTAGGAAAACATTTTGCAAACCAGAAGACCATACAATGCTTTCGAACCTATAACAAGAAGCATTTGCAAGAATTGGGAAATGAGAAAGAAAACCACGCA
The Coffea arabica cultivar ET-39 chromosome 6c, Coffea Arabica ET-39 HiFi, whole genome shotgun sequence genome window above contains:
- the LOC113691670 gene encoding tRNA A64-2'-O-ribosylphosphate transferase isoform X1, with the protein product MEMESAALDLDMERLSIYKAARTIKRRDNTLYNALRSIYEDSIFVGEISQIWPELPLLANLRCGLWYSSNFQSTCYFKSTDGHTNNWSFNTSRLNLHVALLAGQKGGCMIVDSTRKGKRFPDSMSKTIPIWTCVLNRAIFNYRNRSVGGGSGSPQDRVSSDWDCSLHLPLWVSETEKLLIEDRLEGWTAELEASGADIASLALSLEKPLRSLWISQKTVIWLNEVPEYDSWDFTPIMLVSTSSPNGAYQQKTTSEFSWNYIPGAGDDEESWARGLSPNLFWKHAYDLISSGPNLCNQKVADIVEKDRVYRAQRGGNASQISVRPSKFSRTLDDLPIKQPMELEVPNLDENKDSSSSSALDDSTIFWLDLTNVAVGATRLAMEISCSDSLLCCGGESLSRCLENTEAYLHLQIVSSKFDRFSLFRNLPYALDFARLNLRQGKRLIICCNDGQDISICVCLAILVSLFNDKGQFDDGKSFSETHMTKSELRRRLVFICKFAVNARPSRGNLKQVFNYLSGGSAGNASSK
- the LOC113691670 gene encoding tRNA A64-2'-O-ribosylphosphate transferase isoform X2, translating into MATPTIGPSIPLASTSTSPSSPKGGCMIVDSTRKGKRFPDSMSKTIPIWTCVLNRAIFNYRNRSVGGGSGSPQDRVSSDWDCSLHLPLWVSETEKLLIEDRLEGWTAELEASGADIASLALSLEKPLRSLWISQKTVIWLNEVPEYDSWDFTPIMLVSTSSPNGAYQQKTTSEFSWNYIPGAGDDEESWARGLSPNLFWKHAYDLISSGPNLCNQKVADIVEKDRVYRAQRGGNASQISVRPSKFSRTLDDLPIKQPMELEVPNLDENKDSSSSSALDDSTIFWLDLTNVAVGATRLAMEISCSDSLLCCGGESLSRCLENTEAYLHLQIVSSKFDRFSLFRNLPYALDFARLNLRQGKRLIICCNDGQDISICVCLAILVSLFNDKGQFDDGKSFSETHMTKSELRRRLVFICKFAVNARPSRGNLKQVFNYLSGGSAGNASSK